A window of Natrinema versiforme contains these coding sequences:
- a CDS encoding biotin transporter BioY yields MATERNSVDPVDDAVVRQFARAAMLAALMGASVLVSIPIPLSPAPITLQVLFVFLAGLVLGPVWGPISVLLYLTSGAAGAPVFAGMNSGLGILIGQTAGYLWSYPIAAALIGLIVHRGPALRDLRTVRLPVLIGALLMGTIVIYGMGTAYMAWLLEMEAWEAIAAGALPFIPGELLKIAAAVAIVRSGRITPVRS; encoded by the coding sequence ATGGCAACGGAACGGAACTCGGTCGATCCCGTCGACGATGCCGTCGTCCGGCAGTTCGCTCGGGCGGCGATGCTCGCGGCGCTGATGGGGGCGTCGGTACTGGTGTCGATCCCGATCCCCCTCTCGCCGGCTCCGATCACGCTGCAGGTGCTGTTCGTCTTCCTCGCCGGGCTCGTCTTGGGTCCGGTCTGGGGGCCGATCTCGGTCCTGTTATACCTCACGTCGGGTGCCGCCGGCGCACCGGTCTTCGCCGGCATGAACAGCGGGCTCGGCATCCTGATCGGGCAGACGGCCGGCTACCTGTGGTCGTACCCGATCGCCGCGGCGCTGATCGGCCTCATCGTCCACCGCGGACCGGCGTTGCGCGATCTGCGGACCGTTCGACTCCCGGTCCTGATCGGTGCGCTCCTCATGGGGACGATCGTAATCTACGGGATGGGGACTGCCTACATGGCGTGGCTCCTCGAGATGGAGGCATGGGAGGCTATTGCGGCCGGCGCGCTCCCCTTTATTCCCGGCGAACTCCTCAAGATCGCCGCGGCGGTCGCCATCGTCAGGTCCGGCCGAATCACGCCGGTTCGATCGTGA
- a CDS encoding energy-coupling factor ABC transporter ATP-binding protein, with the protein MIEFQSVSHAFEDIPILEDVSLTIDDGEFVLLAGANGSGKTTLLRHCNGLLTPDSGAVLVDGTPVADDLIAARSNVGMVFQHPRDQFVSATVGADVAFGPENLGLEREAIDRRVATALEAVNMAGREDDRIETLSGGEQSRVAIAGALAMDPAHLVLDEPFTGLDEPARRSVLERLESLSADGTGILLATHDLRDVSALADRVIAMRDGRVAVDGPLEDALGDLEDLAVRVPDR; encoded by the coding sequence ATGATCGAGTTCCAGTCGGTCTCCCACGCGTTCGAGGACATCCCCATCCTCGAGGACGTATCGCTGACGATCGACGACGGCGAGTTCGTCCTGCTTGCGGGGGCAAACGGCAGCGGGAAGACGACGCTGTTGCGCCACTGCAACGGCCTGTTGACGCCCGACTCCGGCGCGGTCCTCGTCGACGGAACACCCGTCGCGGACGACCTGATCGCCGCCCGCTCGAACGTCGGGATGGTCTTCCAACACCCCCGCGATCAGTTCGTCTCGGCGACCGTGGGGGCAGACGTCGCCTTCGGCCCCGAAAACCTCGGGCTAGAACGCGAGGCAATCGACCGCCGCGTCGCGACCGCACTCGAGGCGGTCAACATGGCCGGTCGGGAGGACGACCGGATCGAGACGCTCTCCGGCGGCGAGCAGTCCCGCGTGGCGATCGCGGGCGCGCTCGCGATGGACCCCGCCCACCTCGTCCTCGACGAACCCTTCACCGGGCTCGACGAACCCGCGCGCCGATCGGTACTCGAGCGACTCGAGTCGCTGTCGGCCGACGGCACCGGAATCCTGCTCGCGACCCACGACCTCCGTGACGTCTCCGCGCTCGCGGACCGCGTCATCGCCATGCGAGACGGGCGCGTCGCCGTTGACGGACCGCTCGAGGACGCGCTGGGGGACCTCGAAGACCTCGCGGTTCGCGTTCCGGACCGATGA